Proteins encoded within one genomic window of Oncorhynchus nerka isolate Pitt River linkage group LG17, Oner_Uvic_2.0, whole genome shotgun sequence:
- the LOC115144897 gene encoding RNA polymerase II elongation factor ELL: MAALKEEQCYGLSCGRVSNGSNVSVFHVKLTDSALRAFGGYQSSKDLSSQPLIRFTGNQGKISIPRSENPNELRTFTFYLSNVGRDNPQGSFDCIQQYITSEGSIQLDCLGGIQDKITVCATDDSYQKARQSMAQAEEETRSRGAIVIKPGGRYVGKKVQIRKPAPGLSDIAPSRRTSRPVIISSSTGKKSTAQQRPLRERLIHLLALKPYRKPELILRLQKDGLLPFDKDSLDSLLQQVANLNGRDNTFTLKDSLFKDIQKDWPGYTEGDQQLLKRILVRKMSQAQSQTQNTTTTTTTVAPPPPVEVPLPVSPPKELSSSSPLQKRPAADFIDPLANKKPRISHLANKAAGPVNGKLSSSNGKEVSGAVVAAVGDSVTSSSQLPLLDIPRPFDPLSDVSNDSSHNGRDCESQEAAMAERLSQPPVFSGPAALSVPSLGHSSPRHMGLDRPRGKSSSPSLHGKSKKKSKKHKDKEKSKEREKERKGVEERIPEPRKACDITSSPDNLKSSSIPHRSTDLNGMCNNTSVPSSSTEMADYLSKYTVIGSSEQRQTYKNDFNTEYSEYRGLHSRIEGITRQFTVLDTELKQLQQGTDQYKTIHNQILQEYRKIKKTNRNYSQEKNRCEYLHNKLAHIKKLIAEYDHQQLHNWH; this comes from the exons gACCTGTCTTCACAACCGCTGATCCGATTTACTGGAAACCAAGGG AAAATCTCAATACCACGGTCGGAAAATCCAAATGAGCTGCGGACGTTTACTTTCTACTTGTCCAATGTTGGTAGAGACAACCCACAGGGAAGTTTCGACTGCATTCAGCAGTACATCACCAG TGAAGGGAGCATTCAGCTGGACTGCCTGGGTGGGATCCAGGACAAGATCACTGTGTGTGCCACGGACGACTCCTATCAGAAGGCCAGGCAAAGCATGGCTCAGGCAGAGGAGGAGACCCGCAGCAGGGGTGCGATCGTCATCAAGCCTGGGGGGAGATATGTGG GTAAGAAGGTGCAGATCCGGAAACCAGCGCCTGGCCTGTCTGACATCGCTCCGTCGCGGCGGACGTCGCGGCCTGTCATAATCTCCAGCAGCACGGGGAAGAAGAGCACGGCGCAGCAGAGGCCCCTGAGGGAGCGCCTCATCCACCTGCTGGCCCTCAAGCCCTATAGGAAGCCGGAGCTCATCCTGCGCCTGCAGAAGGACGGCCTCTTGCCCTTCGACAAAGACTCTCTTGACAGCCTCCTGCAACAG GTGGCTAACCTAAATGGGAGAGACAACACCTTCACATTGAAGGACTCTTTGTTTAAGGACATTCAGAAGGACTGGCCAGGCTACACTGAGGGAGACCAGCAACTTCTGAAGCGGATCCTTGTTCG GAAAATGAGTCAGGCCCAAAGTCAGACTCAGAACACGACCACGACCACCACCACAGTGGCTCCGCCACCTCCAGTTGAGGTCCCACTCCCAGTGAGCCCTCCCAAAGAGCTGTCCAGCAGCTCCCCGTTGCAG AAACGGCCGGCTGCAGATTTCATCGATCCACTGGCCAACAAAAAGCCCAGGATATCACACCTCGCCAACAAGGCAGCGGGACCAGTAAATGGCAAGCTGAGTTCCTCTAATGGGAAGGAGGTGAGCGGGGCCGTGGTCGCGGCAGTAGGAGACAGTGTGACATCCAGCTCCCAACTCCCCCTGCTGGACATCCCCCGGCCCTTCGACCCACTCTCTGACGTCAGCAATGACTCCAGCCACAATGGCCGGGACTGTGAGAGCCAGGAGGCAGCCATGGCCGAGAGACTGAGCCAGCCACCCGTCTTCTCTGGGCCTGCAGCACTCTCCGTACCAAGCCTGGGCCACTCGTCCCCCAGACACATGGGCCTCGACAGGCCCCGAGGCAAGAGCTCCTCGCCTTCCCTGCACGGCAAGTCCAAGAAGAAGTCCAAAAAACACAAAGACAAGGAAAAGtccaaggagagagagaaagagaggaagggagtggaGGAGCGTATTCCTGAACCAAGAAAGGCCTGTGACATCACCTCCAGCCCTGACAACCTGAAGAGCAGCAGTATTCCACACAGGAGCACAG ATCTCAATGGAATGTGCAACAACACCAGTGTTCCTTCGTCATCGACTGAGATGGCAGACTATTTATC GAAGTATACCGTGATTGGCTCTTCCGAGCAGCGTCAGACCTACAAGAATGACTTTAATACTGAGTACAGTGAGTACCGTGGCCTCCACTCTCGGATAGAGGGCATCACTCGGCAGTTCACTGTGCTCGACACTGAGCTCAAGCAGCTCCAACAAGGCACAGACCAGTACAAG ACAATCCACAATCAGATACTCCAAGAGTATCGTAAAATAAAAAAG ACTAATCGAAACTATAGCCAAGAGAAGAATCGCTGTGAATATCTACACAACAAACTGGCACATATAAAGAAACTTATAGCAGAATATGATCATCAGCAACTTCATAACTGGCACTAG